One genomic region from Osmerus eperlanus chromosome 6, fOsmEpe2.1, whole genome shotgun sequence encodes:
- the LOC134022838 gene encoding uncharacterized protein LOC134022838, with protein sequence MNPISKALNILQGEVDVHMGWLVPTITLLTVKLDRLRTSSKFCQPLITALQEGIQRRFGDMLADPELIAAAILLPKFRTSWTSNEDLLKLGMDYIKRNMEEDPVPSPVSNSGSEEDDFFGLMKGNVQETTKQLDAYLANSATSMDTLKAVPTVANLSLKLNTPLPASAACERLFSTAGHIFSTKRGRIGSNIFENQLLLKLNKRFC encoded by the exons ATGAACCCAATCTCAAAGGCACTAAACATattgcagggagaggtggatgtTCACATGGGATGGCTGGTGCCCACTATAACCCTCCTAACTGTGAAGCTTGACCGCCTCAGAACATCATCCAAGTTCTGCCAGCCACTGATTACTGCCCTTCAAGAAGGAATACAGCGACGGTTTGGAGACATGCTTGCTGACCCTGAGCTCATTGCTGCAGCAATTTTACTTCCGAAGTTTCGGACATCGTGGACAAGCAATGAGGACTTGCTGAAGCTGG GCATGGACTACATCAAGAGAAACATGGAGGAGGATCCGGTCCCATCACCAGTTAGCAATTCCGGGTCAGAGGAGGACGACTTCTTTGGCCTTATGAAGGGAAACGTCCAGGAAACCACGAAACAACTGGATGCCTACCTGGCAAACTCGGCTACCTCCATGGACACCCTAAAGGCAGTGCCCACAGTTGCCAATTTGTCCCTTAAACTGAACACGCCGTTGCCTGCCTCTGCGGCATGTGAACGGCTCTTTAGTACAGCAGGGCATATTTTTTCTACAAAAAGAGGCAGAATAGGgtcaaacatttttgaaaatcaactATTGTTGAAATTGAACAAAAGGTTCTGTTAA